In the genome of Phlebotomus papatasi isolate M1 chromosome 2, Ppap_2.1, whole genome shotgun sequence, one region contains:
- the LOC129800442 gene encoding uncharacterized protein LOC129800442, whose protein sequence is MASISAVFLCLVFLISIVIVSSNPLPGDHAKIRIHVPVKHHTHFITKTLVKKILIPVKEPKKHHSHRHYRDDEDDEWLDRGDRGSRGGYNYPSPKKKKFHPFI, encoded by the exons ATGGCCTCTATCAGTGCT GTGTTTCTATGCTTGGTGTTCCTCATCTCCATTGTCATTGTGTCTAGTAACCCACTTCCTGGTGATCATGCCAA AATCCGCATTCATGTGCCCGTGAAGCACCACACTCACTTCATCACGAAGACACTGGTGAAGAAGATTCTAATCCCAGTGAAAGAACCCAAGAAGCATCACAGTCATCGGCACTACCGCGATGACGAGGATGACGAGTGGCTAGATCGAGGTGATCGAGGATCCCGTGGAGGCTACAACTATCCCAGTCCAAAGAAGAAGAAGTTCCATCCCTTCATCTAA
- the LOC129800441 gene encoding uncharacterized protein LOC129800441 produces the protein MPLKEFLIIVILVQFVSITQQLGKAEVENRVKPSRLSQLILLESPPRFYDLSSDCVASANLHVSSTKCRCSEYICLINYKFNKLRSLQTCHESCCKRQRKVLKSGVVEKNQST, from the exons ATGCCACTTAAGGAGTTCCTCATCATTGTGATTCTTGTGCAATTTGTCAGCATCACTCAGCAACTTG GAAAAGCGGAAGTGGAGAATCGTGTGAAACCCTCGAGACTCAGTCAACTCATTCTTCTAGAGTCACCACCGAGATTTTAT GATCTCTCGTCAGACTGCGTGGCGAGTGCCAATCTTCATGTGTCCAGCACAAAGTGCCGCTGTTCCGAGTACATTTGCCTGATCAATTACAAGTTCAACAAATTGAG ATCTCTCCAAACCTGCCATGAATCTTGCTGCAAGAGACAGCGGAAGGTGCTGAAAAGTGGCgttgtggaaaaaaatcaatcaacttga